The following coding sequences lie in one Actinomyces capricornis genomic window:
- a CDS encoding ATP-grasp domain-containing protein has translation MSTTALILGASPLQVPMIRRARELGIRTVVVDMDPQAPGVALADEFHPISTNDVEAVTALARERGVDGVTTVGTDMPVRSIAAATQALGLPGLSEHTALICTDKGLMAQAFAQAGLPHPAFETLSTIEELQAAQERFERPFILKPLDSSGSRGVVQVDPATDLRQAFDYAMASARSGRILIEELLVGPEISCEVLCIDGVAHVVALTDKATTGAPHFVETGHTQPAVLNEDTSAAVHRLIADTTRAMGITDSPAHIEMILTSSGPRLVELGARPAGDFVSSHLVPLSTGLDFIGLILRQACGERISPPQPQALAGAIRFFRTRTGTVTGFSGIEQARALPGVQEVIPLVEPGHRVTGLHSSTDRLGLVIARGRDHDEAARIGEAARELITVEVQP, from the coding sequence ATGAGCACCACCGCCCTCATCCTGGGGGCCTCGCCCCTCCAGGTGCCCATGATCCGACGCGCCCGCGAGCTGGGGATCCGCACCGTGGTGGTGGACATGGATCCCCAGGCCCCCGGCGTCGCCCTGGCCGACGAGTTCCACCCCATCAGCACCAACGACGTCGAGGCGGTCACCGCCCTGGCCCGCGAGCGCGGGGTCGACGGCGTGACGACGGTGGGCACGGACATGCCCGTGCGCTCCATCGCCGCCGCCACCCAGGCACTGGGGCTGCCCGGGCTCAGTGAGCACACGGCGCTGATCTGCACCGACAAGGGGCTCATGGCCCAGGCCTTCGCGCAGGCCGGGCTGCCCCACCCCGCCTTCGAGACGCTCTCGACCATCGAGGAGCTCCAGGCGGCCCAGGAGCGCTTCGAGCGGCCCTTCATCCTCAAGCCCCTGGACTCCTCGGGCAGCCGGGGCGTGGTCCAGGTCGATCCCGCCACCGACCTGCGCCAGGCCTTCGACTACGCCATGGCCTCGGCCCGCAGCGGGAGGATCCTCATCGAGGAGCTGCTCGTGGGCCCCGAGATCAGCTGCGAGGTGCTGTGCATCGACGGCGTCGCCCACGTGGTGGCCCTGACGGACAAGGCCACCACGGGGGCCCCGCACTTCGTGGAGACCGGGCACACCCAGCCCGCGGTCCTGAATGAGGACACCTCCGCGGCCGTCCACCGGCTCATCGCGGACACGACGCGGGCCATGGGCATTACCGACAGCCCGGCCCATATCGAGATGATCCTCACCTCCTCCGGGCCCCGCCTGGTCGAGCTGGGCGCCCGCCCGGCCGGGGACTTCGTCTCCTCCCACCTGGTGCCGCTGTCCACCGGCCTGGACTTCATCGGCCTGATCCTGCGCCAGGCCTGCGGGGAGCGGATCAGCCCGCCCCAGCCCCAGGCGCTGGCCGGCGCCATCCGCTTCTTCAGGACCAGGACCGGCACGGTCACCGGCTTCAGCGGGATCGAGCAGGCCCGCGCCCTGCCGGGCGTGCAGGAGGTCATCCCCCTGGTCGAGCCGGGGCACCGCGTCACCGGCCTGCACTCGAGCACCGACCGGCTCGGGCTGGTCATCGCCCGGGGCCGGGACCACGACGAGGCCGCGCGCATCGGCGAGGCCGCCAGAGAACTCATCACCGTGGAGGTACAACCATGA
- a CDS encoding sugar transferase, which produces MRTNEPLTGPIGLVDEAAQAVADEAATAPTATPDGAGQDAEGAGETQYTWTQPTSFYARYGKRAVDLTAATIALPVLGALSLGAGLAITLEDRGPVFFRQERWGRHGKPFKIVKLRSMSVGARDLRNADSSTVASRNDSRVTRVGRFLRRTSIDEVPQLINVLTGDMSLIGPRPNLATKPLERMSPLERRRLSVRPGITGYNQAFYRNSTTLQERYEADCYYVDHLTLALDLKILARTIRTVLTSEKLYTEDGR; this is translated from the coding sequence GTGCGCACGAACGAGCCGCTGACCGGGCCGATCGGGCTGGTGGATGAGGCCGCGCAGGCGGTCGCGGACGAAGCAGCCACGGCACCCACCGCGACCCCCGACGGGGCCGGGCAGGACGCTGAGGGCGCTGGAGAGACCCAGTACACCTGGACGCAGCCCACCTCCTTCTACGCCCGCTACGGCAAGCGCGCCGTCGATCTGACCGCCGCCACGATCGCCCTGCCGGTCCTGGGGGCCCTCAGCCTGGGCGCGGGCCTGGCCATCACCCTGGAGGACCGCGGCCCAGTGTTCTTCCGCCAGGAGCGCTGGGGCCGGCACGGCAAGCCCTTCAAGATCGTCAAGCTGCGCTCCATGAGCGTGGGGGCGCGCGACCTGCGCAACGCCGACTCCTCCACCGTGGCCAGCCGCAACGACTCCCGCGTCACGCGCGTGGGGCGCTTCCTGCGCCGCACCTCCATCGACGAGGTCCCCCAGCTCATCAATGTCCTCACCGGAGACATGAGCCTCATCGGCCCGCGCCCCAACCTGGCCACCAAGCCCCTGGAGCGCATGAGCCCCCTGGAGCGCCGCCGCCTGTCGGTCAGGCCCGGCATCACCGGCTACAACCAGGCCTTCTACCGCAACTCCACCACGCTCCAGGAGCGCTACGAGGCCGACTGCTACTACGTGGACCACCTCACCCTGGCCCTGGACCTGAAGATCCTGGCCCGCACCATCCGCACCGTGCTCACCAGCGAGAAGCTCTACACCGAGGACGGCCGATGA
- a CDS encoding polysaccharide deacetylase family protein — protein MQRRDFMLLLAAGTAGALTACSARRTAGRPADPASAPTPTAGHHPAGSTGPATASATPSASPTPSLSPLHLQDGPPELPAPTPPGAVITGLPQNVGDVLALTIDDGASPEVVDAYLDFARDSGVRLTFFINSIYPSWTQSRDKLTPMVDSGQVQLANHTHSHAALTSLSTAGIIEELAQCESFLNTTYGVTGMPFVRPPYGYRNEATDAACAQAGYSTSVMWYGSLGDSGLLAPEVLLGEAEKWLQAQHIVLGHANAPTVTQLYGQIIEILRSRSLLTATLDDIYLGPDHDRRV, from the coding sequence GTGCAGCGACGCGACTTCATGCTCCTGCTCGCCGCAGGCACCGCCGGCGCCCTGACCGCCTGCTCCGCCAGGAGGACCGCAGGCAGGCCGGCGGACCCGGCCAGCGCGCCGACACCCACCGCAGGCCATCACCCCGCCGGCTCCACCGGCCCCGCAACCGCATCCGCCACGCCATCGGCCTCCCCCACCCCGTCCCTCAGCCCCCTGCACCTCCAGGACGGCCCTCCCGAACTGCCCGCACCCACCCCGCCCGGCGCCGTCATCACGGGCCTGCCCCAGAACGTGGGCGACGTCCTGGCCCTGACCATCGACGACGGCGCCTCCCCCGAGGTCGTGGATGCCTACCTGGACTTCGCCAGGGACTCCGGAGTGCGCCTGACCTTCTTCATCAACAGCATCTACCCCTCGTGGACCCAGTCCCGGGACAAGCTCACCCCCATGGTCGACTCCGGTCAGGTCCAGCTGGCCAACCACACTCACAGCCATGCCGCGCTGACCTCGCTGTCCACCGCCGGCATCATCGAGGAGCTCGCCCAGTGCGAGTCCTTCCTCAACACCACCTACGGGGTGACCGGCATGCCCTTCGTGCGCCCGCCCTACGGGTACAGGAACGAGGCCACCGACGCCGCATGCGCCCAGGCCGGCTACTCCACCTCGGTGATGTGGTACGGCTCCCTGGGCGACTCGGGACTGCTGGCCCCCGAGGTCCTGCTGGGCGAGGCCGAGAAGTGGCTCCAGGCCCAGCACATCGTCCTGGGTCACGCCAACGCCCCCACCGTGACCCAGCTCTACGGCCAGATCATCGAGATCCTCAGGTCCCGCTCCCTGCTGACCGCGACCCTTGACGACATCTACCTCGGCCCGGACCACGACCGTCGCGTCTGA
- a CDS encoding MFS transporter, which produces MSTSTSKRSLGLLSAPPAAPRVPDAQVRPLYHKYRFSVFMGIFIGYAGFYLIRNNVSLVSAVLKEHDLMTATDIGLVANAVLFSYGLSKFFMAMLSDRANARYFMPLGLALSAVVNLLLAFVPLLSASVGLFAAMMFLNGWFQGMGWPPSGRVLVHWFSTNERGWKTSIWNCAHNVGGAGVGIAVAFALDQWASGPADWRPAFWFPALIALVVAAVALLLVRDRPEAVGLPPIEEYRNDPSKVETEKASMPWHEVLVKHVLVNRVIVLLAITNVFAYTLRYGVLNWIPVYLTQEIHGADVKDGLLGFAIYELAGIVGTLLCGWVSDKVFKGWRSGAGLLFIGGVGIALACYWLLPPTAPLGLFYLLIAIIGGLIYGPVMLIGLQAIDLSPRNVAGTAAGFTGLFGYLLGASLASTCVGYLIDHFGWSVTYMCLLGVVVLAMVLMWIVGRDERVLMEQHARRESPGPHDAAAGH; this is translated from the coding sequence ATGTCGACCAGCACGAGCAAGCGATCGCTGGGGCTCCTCTCGGCGCCGCCCGCGGCGCCCCGCGTCCCGGATGCGCAGGTGCGCCCCCTCTACCACAAGTACCGGTTCTCGGTGTTCATGGGCATCTTCATCGGGTATGCGGGCTTCTACCTCATTCGCAACAATGTCTCTCTCGTGTCGGCGGTCCTCAAGGAGCACGACCTCATGACCGCCACGGACATCGGTCTGGTGGCGAATGCTGTCCTGTTCTCCTATGGCTTGTCGAAGTTCTTCATGGCCATGCTCTCCGATCGGGCGAATGCCCGGTACTTCATGCCCCTGGGCCTGGCCCTGTCCGCCGTGGTCAATCTGCTCCTGGCCTTCGTGCCCCTCCTGAGCGCGTCCGTGGGCCTGTTCGCCGCGATGATGTTCCTCAACGGGTGGTTCCAGGGCATGGGCTGGCCCCCCTCCGGCCGAGTGCTCGTCCACTGGTTCTCCACCAATGAGCGCGGCTGGAAGACCTCCATCTGGAACTGCGCCCACAATGTCGGCGGCGCAGGCGTCGGCATCGCCGTGGCCTTCGCCCTCGATCAGTGGGCATCGGGGCCGGCCGACTGGAGGCCCGCCTTCTGGTTCCCGGCCCTCATCGCCCTGGTCGTGGCCGCTGTCGCCCTCCTGCTCGTGCGCGACCGCCCGGAGGCCGTGGGGCTTCCCCCGATCGAGGAGTACCGCAATGACCCCTCCAAGGTCGAGACCGAGAAGGCCTCGATGCCGTGGCACGAGGTCCTGGTCAAGCATGTGCTCGTCAACCGGGTGATCGTGCTCCTGGCCATCACCAACGTGTTCGCCTACACCCTGCGCTACGGAGTGCTCAACTGGATCCCGGTGTACCTGACCCAGGAGATCCATGGCGCCGATGTCAAGGACGGCCTGCTCGGCTTCGCCATCTACGAGCTCGCCGGCATCGTCGGCACCCTTCTGTGCGGCTGGGTGTCCGACAAGGTGTTCAAGGGCTGGCGCTCCGGCGCGGGACTGCTGTTCATCGGAGGCGTCGGAATCGCGCTGGCCTGCTACTGGCTGCTCCCGCCCACGGCGCCGCTCGGCCTGTTCTACCTGCTGATCGCCATCATAGGCGGCCTCATCTACGGTCCCGTCATGCTCATCGGCCTGCAGGCCATCGATCTCTCGCCGCGCAATGTCGCCGGTACCGCGGCAGGGTTCACCGGTCTGTTCGGGTACCTGCTCGGTGCCTCCCTCGCATCGACCTGCGTGGGCTACCTCATCGATCACTTCGGTTGGAGCGTGACCTACATGTGCCTGCTGGGCGTGGTCGTGCTCGCCATGGTGCTCATGTGGATCGTCGGGCGTGACGAGCGCGTGCTCATGGAGCAGCACGCCCGCCGCGAGTCCCCGGGGCCCCACGACGCAGCGGCAGGCCACTGA
- the orn gene encoding oligoribonuclease, which produces MTTSDPLVWIDCEMTGLDLSADALIEVAVIVTDYELRPLGAGLDLLITPPASALEQMDDFVRSMHTASGLLAELEGGMSLPQAQDRIMEHVTSLVPEPRTAQLAGNSVGTDKAFLSRDMPELINHLHYRVVDVSSIKELAKRWYPRTFFHSPDKRGGHRALADILESIDELRYYRSILFPAGEGPTSEECKAAAAAITASPTVATPATPAP; this is translated from the coding sequence ATGACGACCTCCGATCCCCTGGTGTGGATCGACTGCGAGATGACGGGACTGGACCTGAGTGCGGATGCGCTCATCGAGGTCGCGGTCATCGTCACCGACTACGAGCTCAGACCCTTGGGGGCGGGCCTCGATCTGCTCATCACCCCTCCCGCCTCCGCCCTGGAGCAGATGGATGACTTCGTGCGCTCCATGCACACCGCCTCGGGGCTTCTCGCCGAGCTCGAGGGCGGGATGAGCCTGCCCCAGGCCCAGGACCGGATCATGGAGCACGTGACCTCCCTGGTCCCCGAGCCCCGCACCGCCCAGCTGGCCGGCAACTCCGTGGGTACCGACAAGGCCTTCCTCAGCCGGGACATGCCCGAGCTCATCAACCACCTGCACTACCGGGTGGTGGACGTCTCCTCGATCAAGGAGCTGGCCAAGCGCTGGTACCCGCGCACCTTCTTCCACTCCCCGGACAAGCGCGGCGGGCACCGGGCCCTGGCCGACATCCTGGAGTCCATCGACGAGCTGCGCTACTACCGCTCCATCCTCTTCCCGGCCGGGGAGGGCCCCACCTCCGAGGAGTGCAAGGCGGCCGCGGCGGCGATCACCGCCTCCCCCACCGTGGCCACCCCGGCCACCCCGGCACCGTAG
- a CDS encoding serine/threonine-protein kinase — translation MTDYSAPERSAPRRLGSSYLLEALIGSGAQGEVWRGRRVDSQEPLAFKILRADLVDNPDVIDRFIKERSTLMRVRSPYVVAIRDVVIEGQTFAIAMDYVEDGDLRDLLRAEGTMTPAGLAAMGLRISQGLGAVHDAGVVHRDIKPANILLSGLPAPGDDGAAPAGPSGGTGVAISASAQTALTPQSLPAPDTVVPRVADFGVARICDAFTSAHLTGAIGTPLYMAPEILSAQAPTPAADIYSLGIMLYEMACGITPFVGEPARLLAQHARYEPGRPDGVPDALWELIASMLAKQPSSRPPIAYIIQRLEVLQTALAGLPAARRLPAPPVSTISTVPYDWDQASDAATPGAPAGASPTPVHGETLVGQTSSTLPQAPGVPGAPGASGVEAASVTPAAATPYSAYQQPHQGAAYQGAAYQGAAGYPGAPYQGAAPYPAGSGAQPTAAGVPGAPSGPGAPGSTAASAPGAPGVAAFAGHGAAGAGGYTPPGLAVEGQDGGGAPTRRKRRRRLWIPAAAALVVIAVVAAGVVWWRSWGTAEADNGWAVSLPTSGSVREDQRISNQSEARVSPTGAMYAMTTSEGLQLYDATGTSKKPVWTGDCDEHTFWNDETLLCQELGGDDILVGKDGKTRSIPGKMESFDMIGATPELAIVADTSDGGGSAPLRAFDSAGKEVWTVSGKYSTGSVANGFVLVYQASGNQIQVLSAKSGDVIASRGDVFSGTGSDKERPGADLFPTQRPGGFDISTGSEAFALVSKDSVTIYKADGTQFSTIKGNFSNVPPLATSEPLDAEALAEAYTAIAKSPGSNHAFGQGKSVELTVDTHGCTAKANGKDLALPELSSGQDCAITPVGVLRNNVLLVQFGLSTFSGSQGTTLLAISLEDGEPVWQYEGMLSYVLQPASGGSGGRAMLTQGSDDLVIISLVS, via the coding sequence ATGACTGACTACTCAGCGCCGGAGCGCTCGGCACCGCGCCGGCTCGGCAGCTCCTACCTCCTCGAAGCGCTGATCGGCTCAGGGGCCCAGGGCGAGGTGTGGCGCGGACGCCGGGTGGACTCCCAGGAGCCGCTGGCCTTCAAGATCCTGCGCGCCGACCTGGTGGACAACCCCGACGTCATCGACCGGTTCATCAAGGAGCGCTCCACGCTCATGCGGGTGCGCAGCCCCTACGTGGTGGCCATCCGAGACGTCGTCATCGAGGGGCAGACCTTCGCCATCGCCATGGACTACGTCGAGGACGGGGACCTGCGCGACCTGCTGCGGGCCGAGGGCACCATGACCCCCGCCGGCCTGGCCGCCATGGGCCTGCGCATCAGCCAGGGCCTGGGCGCCGTCCACGACGCCGGCGTCGTGCACCGCGATATCAAGCCCGCCAACATCCTCCTCAGCGGCCTGCCCGCCCCCGGCGACGACGGCGCGGCGCCGGCAGGGCCCTCGGGAGGCACCGGCGTGGCCATCTCCGCCTCCGCCCAGACCGCGCTCACCCCCCAGTCCCTCCCGGCCCCCGACACCGTGGTGCCCCGGGTGGCCGACTTCGGCGTGGCCCGGATCTGCGACGCCTTCACCTCGGCCCACCTCACCGGCGCCATCGGCACGCCCCTGTACATGGCGCCGGAGATCCTCTCGGCCCAGGCCCCCACCCCGGCCGCGGACATCTACTCCCTGGGCATCATGCTCTACGAGATGGCCTGTGGCATCACGCCCTTCGTGGGGGAGCCCGCCCGACTCCTGGCCCAGCACGCCCGCTACGAACCGGGCCGGCCCGACGGCGTCCCCGACGCACTGTGGGAGCTCATCGCCTCCATGCTGGCCAAGCAGCCCTCCAGCCGTCCCCCCATCGCCTACATCATCCAGCGCCTGGAGGTGCTCCAGACCGCACTGGCCGGCCTGCCCGCGGCCCGCCGCCTGCCCGCGCCCCCGGTCTCCACCATCTCCACCGTCCCCTACGACTGGGACCAGGCCTCCGACGCCGCCACCCCCGGCGCCCCGGCGGGGGCCTCCCCGACGCCGGTGCACGGGGAGACCCTGGTGGGGCAGACCTCCTCGACGCTCCCGCAGGCGCCAGGAGTGCCGGGAGCGCCAGGAGCGTCGGGGGTCGAGGCGGCGAGCGTCACCCCCGCCGCCGCCACCCCCTACAGCGCCTACCAGCAGCCCCACCAGGGCGCCGCCTACCAGGGTGCGGCCTATCAGGGCGCGGCGGGCTACCCGGGCGCCCCCTACCAGGGGGCCGCCCCCTACCCGGCGGGCTCCGGCGCCCAGCCCACGGCCGCGGGCGTCCCCGGTGCCCCCTCCGGCCCCGGTGCCCCGGGCTCCACGGCCGCCAGCGCCCCGGGTGCCCCGGGCGTTGCCGCCTTCGCGGGGCACGGCGCTGCTGGAGCCGGGGGCTACACCCCGCCAGGCCTGGCCGTGGAGGGCCAGGACGGCGGCGGGGCGCCCACGAGGCGCAAGCGACGCCGTCGCCTGTGGATCCCCGCCGCCGCAGCCCTGGTGGTCATCGCCGTCGTGGCCGCCGGCGTCGTGTGGTGGCGCTCGTGGGGCACCGCCGAGGCCGACAACGGATGGGCCGTCTCCCTGCCCACCAGCGGTTCGGTGCGCGAGGACCAGCGCATCTCCAACCAGAGCGAGGCGCGCGTCTCGCCCACCGGGGCGATGTACGCCATGACCACCTCCGAGGGGCTGCAGCTCTACGACGCCACCGGCACTAGCAAGAAGCCGGTGTGGACCGGGGACTGCGATGAGCACACCTTCTGGAACGACGAGACCCTCCTGTGCCAGGAGCTCGGGGGGGACGACATCCTGGTGGGCAAGGACGGCAAGACCCGGTCGATCCCCGGGAAGATGGAGTCCTTCGACATGATCGGCGCCACCCCCGAGCTGGCCATCGTCGCCGACACCTCGGACGGCGGCGGCTCAGCCCCCCTCAGGGCCTTCGACTCCGCGGGCAAGGAGGTGTGGACGGTCTCGGGGAAGTACTCCACGGGCAGCGTCGCCAATGGCTTCGTCCTGGTCTACCAGGCCAGCGGCAACCAGATCCAGGTGCTCTCAGCCAAGAGCGGTGATGTCATCGCCTCCCGGGGCGACGTCTTCAGCGGGACCGGCAGCGACAAGGAGCGGCCCGGTGCCGACCTCTTCCCCACCCAGCGCCCCGGGGGCTTCGACATCTCCACGGGGAGCGAGGCCTTCGCCCTGGTGTCCAAGGACAGCGTCACCATCTACAAGGCCGACGGCACCCAGTTCTCGACGATCAAGGGCAACTTCTCCAATGTGCCGCCCCTGGCCACCTCCGAGCCCCTGGACGCCGAGGCGCTCGCCGAGGCCTACACCGCCATCGCGAAGAGCCCCGGCTCGAACCACGCCTTCGGCCAGGGCAAGAGCGTCGAGCTGACGGTCGACACCCACGGCTGCACGGCCAAGGCCAACGGCAAGGACCTGGCCCTGCCCGAGCTCTCCTCCGGGCAGGACTGCGCCATCACCCCCGTCGGCGTGCTGCGCAACAACGTCCTGCTCGTCCAGTTCGGTCTCTCGACCTTCTCCGGCTCCCAGGGCACCACCCTGCTGGCCATCTCCCTGGAGGACGGTGAGCCGGTCTGGCAGTACGAGGGGATGCTCTCCTACGTCCTCCAGCCCGCCAGCGGCGGCAGCGGTGGGCGCGCCATGCTGACCCAGGGCAGCGACGACCTCGTCATCATCTCGCTGGTGTCCTGA
- a CDS encoding ATP-binding cassette domain-containing protein, whose product MVPTALVVRQLSAQASCEPQTFTGPLTVGRSPDCAVQIIHPLVSRTHLLLTPTPAGWQVTCQGRNGMLVDGVVTREALINQGTRIQLGDASGPALGLTPVATAPPQGPGPAGQQAPSATPGPQPYAPPAPAPRAASGPQVGGAMQPPGPSGPTTPPPVPQQAPIPRPAPVAASGAALTAQQVRAVASAPSSPMAGMPQPAPAGAMSSAAPAATVIAPTPPPSPASGEAASSPRKVLQSFRITSSGTIGRAPDNALVLDDPLVSKHHARVDLTPQGIVVTDLGSTNGIYVAGQRVPTVQVTQPVVVGMGSTFVSISPDGLCEVQVSGGVSGELVGKDLTFRVNSGQLTLLDGISFSLPGNELLAVVGPSGAGKSTLLKALTGEQKAQEGQVLFDGLDVYEHYPVMRNKIGVVPQNDVVHAALTVRQTLEYAAELRFAKDVTKAERKQRIAEVLEDLDLSAHVDKRVKKLSGGQRKRVSTAIELLTRPSLLFLDEPTSGLDPQLDRDVMDLLASLAHGTRPGDTGRTVVVVTHNENHIDRADKVLILAAGGKPVYYGSPREVLPYFRARLGEIAARGQLLLNAPKGTLPDPPAVDGYADVYALIRNHTTELRAHLEATVPSTRRGGARPAQSTPAPEQRRTAKQSAVRQISTLVRRHLRIIAADPSYLAFMLILPVIMGLLTKAIEGSDGLSIPDYPDPTPDNPVIIYSTQAIELLVILITGAAFSGMAATIRELVGERDVFLREKAVGLRSGSYMMAKAIVLALIVTVQTAVMVGIALALNKAPSDAVLMGSPGLELAFCCWAVAFVSGLLGLAVSAFVSSSEQVMPVLVVSIMAQLVLSGGIIPIDGRAVFEQLSWFMPARWGYAMAAATTEMNTIIPTRKDGLWDHEVGQWLMNYGILSAIGLVCLCLCLIGLVRRGRR is encoded by the coding sequence GTGGTTCCCACCGCGCTTGTCGTGCGCCAACTCTCCGCTCAGGCCTCCTGTGAGCCCCAGACCTTCACCGGCCCCTTGACGGTGGGGCGCTCCCCGGACTGCGCGGTGCAGATCATCCACCCCCTGGTCTCGCGCACGCACCTGCTCCTGACCCCCACCCCGGCCGGGTGGCAGGTCACCTGCCAGGGCCGCAACGGCATGCTGGTCGACGGCGTGGTCACCCGCGAGGCCCTCATCAACCAGGGCACGCGCATCCAACTGGGTGACGCCTCCGGGCCCGCCCTGGGCCTGACGCCTGTGGCCACCGCCCCGCCCCAGGGCCCCGGTCCCGCCGGCCAGCAGGCGCCCTCCGCCACTCCGGGGCCGCAGCCCTATGCGCCTCCCGCCCCCGCGCCGAGGGCCGCCTCCGGCCCCCAGGTGGGCGGTGCCATGCAGCCCCCCGGCCCGAGCGGCCCGACGACGCCGCCCCCGGTCCCCCAGCAGGCCCCCATCCCCCGGCCCGCCCCGGTCGCCGCCTCGGGAGCGGCCCTGACCGCCCAGCAGGTGCGCGCCGTCGCCTCGGCGCCGTCGAGCCCCATGGCCGGCATGCCCCAGCCCGCACCTGCCGGCGCCATGTCCTCGGCAGCCCCAGCGGCGACCGTCATCGCCCCCACTCCCCCGCCGTCCCCCGCCTCGGGGGAGGCCGCCTCCTCCCCGCGCAAGGTCCTGCAGTCCTTCCGCATCACCTCCTCGGGCACCATCGGGCGCGCACCGGACAACGCCCTGGTCCTGGACGACCCGCTGGTCTCCAAGCATCATGCCCGCGTCGACCTGACGCCCCAGGGGATCGTGGTCACCGACCTGGGCTCGACCAACGGCATCTACGTGGCCGGCCAGCGCGTGCCCACCGTGCAGGTCACTCAGCCGGTCGTGGTCGGCATGGGCTCGACCTTCGTGTCGATCAGCCCCGATGGCCTGTGCGAGGTCCAGGTCTCCGGGGGTGTCAGCGGGGAGCTGGTGGGCAAGGACCTGACCTTCCGGGTCAACTCAGGCCAGCTCACCCTGCTGGACGGGATCTCCTTCTCCCTGCCGGGCAACGAGCTGCTGGCCGTCGTGGGCCCCTCGGGTGCCGGGAAGTCCACCCTCCTCAAGGCGCTCACCGGCGAGCAGAAGGCCCAGGAGGGCCAGGTCCTCTTCGATGGGCTGGATGTCTACGAGCACTACCCGGTCATGCGCAACAAGATCGGTGTGGTGCCCCAGAACGACGTCGTCCACGCAGCCCTGACAGTGCGCCAGACCCTGGAGTACGCCGCCGAGCTGCGCTTCGCCAAGGACGTGACCAAGGCCGAGCGCAAGCAGCGGATCGCCGAGGTCCTTGAGGACCTGGATCTCAGCGCCCACGTGGACAAGCGGGTCAAGAAGCTCTCCGGCGGGCAGCGCAAGCGCGTCTCGACGGCCATCGAGCTGCTCACGCGCCCCAGCCTGCTCTTCCTCGACGAGCCCACCTCGGGGCTTGACCCCCAGTTGGACCGCGATGTCATGGATCTGCTGGCATCCCTGGCCCATGGCACCCGCCCCGGCGACACCGGCCGCACCGTCGTGGTGGTCACCCACAACGAGAACCACATCGACCGGGCCGACAAGGTCCTCATCCTGGCGGCGGGGGGCAAGCCCGTCTACTACGGATCCCCGCGCGAGGTGCTGCCCTACTTCCGCGCTCGCCTGGGCGAGATCGCCGCGCGCGGCCAGCTCCTGCTCAACGCCCCCAAGGGCACGCTGCCCGATCCCCCCGCCGTCGACGGCTACGCCGATGTCTACGCCCTCATCCGCAACCACACCACCGAACTGCGGGCCCACCTGGAGGCCACCGTGCCCTCCACCCGTCGGGGCGGGGCCCGCCCCGCCCAGTCCACCCCCGCCCCCGAGCAGCGGCGCACGGCCAAGCAGTCGGCCGTCCGGCAGATCTCCACCCTGGTGCGCAGGCACCTGCGGATCATCGCCGCCGACCCCTCCTACCTGGCCTTCATGCTCATCCTGCCGGTGATCATGGGGCTGCTGACCAAGGCCATCGAGGGCTCCGACGGCCTGTCCATCCCCGACTACCCCGATCCCACCCCCGACAACCCGGTCATCATCTACTCCACCCAGGCCATCGAGCTGCTCGTCATCCTCATCACCGGCGCCGCCTTCTCCGGCATGGCCGCCACCATCCGCGAGCTCGTCGGCGAGCGGGACGTGTTCCTACGGGAGAAGGCCGTGGGGCTGCGATCCGGGTCCTACATGATGGCCAAGGCGATCGTCCTGGCCCTCATCGTCACCGTCCAGACCGCCGTCATGGTGGGGATCGCCCTGGCCCTCAACAAGGCCCCCTCCGACGCCGTCCTGATGGGCAGTCCTGGACTGGAGCTGGCCTTCTGCTGCTGGGCCGTGGCCTTCGTCTCGGGACTGCTCGGACTGGCCGTCTCGGCCTTCGTCTCCTCCTCCGAGCAGGTGATGCCGGTCCTGGTGGTCTCGATCATGGCCCAGCTGGTGCTCTCCGGCGGGATCATCCCCATCGATGGCCGCGCGGTCTTCGAGCAGTTGAGCTGGTTCATGCCCGCCCGCTGGGGCTATGCCATGGCGGCGGCCACCACGGAGATGAACACCATCATCCCCACCCGCAAGGACGGCCTGTGGGATCACGAGGTGGGCCAGTGGCTGATGAACTACGGGATCCTCTCGGCGATCGGCCTGGTGTGCCTGTGCCTGTGCCTCATCGGCCTGGTCCGCCGCGGCCGGCGCTGA
- a CDS encoding transposase, which translates to MSRAKYSEEFKAQVVREVIDKERSIASVAASYDLIPQTVGNWVAKYKKEHSSEEERQAAAEAAEVARLKKQVRELQQENEFLKKAAAFFAKEQQ; encoded by the coding sequence ATGTCAAGGGCGAAGTACTCTGAGGAGTTCAAGGCACAGGTGGTGCGCGAGGTGATCGACAAAGAACGGTCGATCGCATCGGTGGCCGCCTCCTACGACCTGATACCCCAGACCGTGGGCAACTGGGTCGCGAAGTACAAGAAGGAGCACAGCAGCGAAGAGGAAAGACAGGCAGCGGCTGAGGCTGCAGAGGTAGCCCGCCTGAAAAAGCAGGTCCGCGAACTGCAGCAGGAGAACGAGTTCCTGAAAAAAGCGGCGGCCTTCTTCGCGAAGGAACAGCAGTGA